One region of Corynebacterium capitovis DSM 44611 genomic DNA includes:
- a CDS encoding energy-coupling factor transporter transmembrane component T family protein, with amino-acid sequence MNLICRVNPVTRILAVALFTTPLMLTLDWVSATIAIALSVAAAPLCGVGWARLARRSWPLVILAPISGIPLALYGQSGGAVLAQWGLIQVTELSLSLAGAMVVRVLAIALPVVILSADVDPTDLGDGLSQVLRLPERFVIGTVAAFRMLTLLRDDLDALRRSRRSRGIADTGRLHHALSLAFGLLVMSLRRAGKLSSAMEARGFGRFPTRSHARVSRLHRIDWVVLAASVACAAFAVGTAWCTGSFRPLWAIS; translated from the coding sequence TTAACCCGGTAACGCGCATCCTCGCGGTGGCGCTGTTTACCACCCCGCTCATGCTGACCCTCGACTGGGTTTCAGCGACGATCGCAATTGCGCTGAGCGTCGCCGCGGCCCCCCTGTGCGGCGTGGGGTGGGCGCGCCTGGCGCGTCGCAGCTGGCCCCTCGTAATCCTCGCTCCCATATCCGGAATCCCCTTGGCTCTGTACGGGCAGAGCGGGGGAGCAGTGCTGGCCCAGTGGGGACTCATACAGGTCACCGAGCTCTCGCTGAGCCTGGCCGGTGCGATGGTGGTGCGCGTTCTGGCTATCGCGCTGCCCGTGGTCATCCTTTCGGCCGATGTTGACCCCACCGACCTTGGCGACGGTTTATCCCAGGTGCTCCGGCTTCCTGAGCGCTTTGTCATCGGAACGGTGGCGGCGTTTCGCATGCTCACTTTGTTGCGCGACGACCTCGATGCACTGCGCCGTTCACGCCGCTCGCGCGGCATTGCGGACACGGGCAGGCTGCACCACGCGTTGTCCCTCGCCTTTGGCCTGCTCGTGATGAGCCTGCGCCGCGCCGGGAAGCTGTCCTCCGCCATGGAAGCGCGAGGCTTTGGCCGCTTTCCGACGCGCTCCCACGCCCGCGTTTCCCGCTTGCACCGCATCGATTGGGTCGTTCTCGCCGCAAGCGTGGCCTGCGCCGCGTTCGCCGTGGGCACCGCGTGGTGCACCGGTTCGTTCCGGCCCCTGTGGGCAATATCCTGA
- a CDS encoding DUF402 domain-containing protein has translation MKADLHPVKAETFDTKAGVNVDPKGFHRAVDVYAVSDFGLYMARGANHPRFGYLESWLLPRLNLRANIFHFRPGAEKDQDFYFDVADISVTGDVWTTRDLYVDLVSLTGTPVDVLDIDELAAATSAGFISAEDAERAIETTLAAVEGITRHGDDAMAWLRSEGAHLTWAESVTLTPAEP, from the coding sequence ATGAAAGCGGACCTGCACCCCGTCAAGGCGGAGACCTTTGATACCAAGGCGGGTGTCAACGTCGACCCCAAGGGTTTTCACCGGGCCGTTGACGTATACGCGGTCTCTGACTTCGGCCTCTACATGGCGCGCGGAGCCAACCACCCACGGTTCGGTTACCTGGAAAGCTGGTTGCTACCCCGCCTGAATCTGCGGGCCAACATCTTCCATTTCCGCCCCGGCGCGGAGAAAGACCAGGACTTCTACTTCGACGTCGCCGACATCTCGGTCACCGGTGACGTGTGGACAACCCGAGACCTGTACGTCGACCTTGTCAGCCTCACCGGCACCCCGGTCGACGTCCTTGACATCGACGAGCTCGCCGCCGCGACATCGGCGGGGTTCATCAGCGCCGAAGACGCGGAGCGGGCCATTGAGACCACGCTCGCCGCGGTGGAGGGGATCACGCGTCACGGCGATGACGCGATGGCGTGGCTGCGGTCCGAGGGCGCCCACCTGACGTGGGCCGAATCGGTAACCCTCACACCAGCCGAACCGTGA
- a CDS encoding Rv1157c family protein produces MARIRLLSRIAACVGVVALACSAGPSAQAQSTLTHPSAYVDHLGRPTPEVVKRVNEFAAQPFIPQQVADALHNAIGFFAGDGQQGGPDLPDDAPAISQFLWPTVSLNCLGDGLHSTASAIAVPGPAQLPAPGAPAGHTSFVFTALGTPAAAAEQGDMRVYWVNLTTGRTGVTALGNTGLNPNGPATLSATAETGSGVVVAAAEGSVHTVAAGGTSTCAFAPTVAGFTVR; encoded by the coding sequence ATGGCTCGCATCCGTTTATTGTCGCGCATCGCAGCGTGCGTGGGCGTTGTCGCGCTAGCGTGTTCTGCGGGCCCTAGCGCCCAAGCGCAGAGCACCTTGACGCACCCATCCGCCTACGTCGATCACCTCGGCCGCCCCACTCCGGAAGTGGTAAAGCGCGTCAACGAGTTCGCAGCCCAGCCCTTCATTCCCCAACAAGTGGCGGACGCCTTGCACAACGCCATCGGGTTTTTTGCCGGCGATGGGCAGCAAGGCGGCCCCGATCTTCCCGACGACGCCCCCGCCATCTCTCAATTCCTCTGGCCTACGGTGTCGCTCAACTGCCTGGGAGACGGACTCCACTCCACCGCCTCGGCCATCGCTGTACCGGGCCCGGCCCAGCTCCCTGCCCCCGGCGCCCCTGCCGGGCACACCTCGTTCGTGTTCACCGCGCTCGGCACTCCGGCCGCGGCCGCGGAGCAGGGCGATATGCGAGTTTACTGGGTGAACCTGACAACCGGCCGGACTGGCGTCACTGCGCTAGGCAACACCGGCCTCAACCCCAACGGGCCAGCGACGCTATCGGCCACCGCGGAGACGGGCTCGGGGGTCGTAGTCGCGGCGGCCGAGGGATCCGTTCACACGGTCGCCGCCGGCGGGACCTCCACCTGCGCTTTCGCACCCACCGTCGCCGGTTTTACTGTGCGGTAG
- the dapC gene encoding succinyldiaminopimelate transaminase — MHRTPLEGLLPDFPWDTIADVKAQAARHPGGIVDLSVGTPVDDVDPSIQLALSEAAATPGYPQTAGTHQLRQAIAGALARRYGVAGVTERCVLPVVGTKEAIAWLPTLLGLRGATVVIPEVAYPTYEVGALIAGCEIVRSDEPVDGASLVFVNSPSNPTGRVCTTDELRRWVEYSRETGAIIASDECYMGLAWSAEPVSLLDPRVTDGDNSGLLAIHSLSKTSNMASYRAGFIAGDEDLVHELLRVRKHAGLMVPGPIQQAMVAALSDDAHQDLQRLIYATRRATLLKALIGAGFAIDYSDAGLYLWARRDGMSGRETLNWLAERGILAAPGDFYGPAGENHVRIALTATDERINAAAQRLQGSQGLNG; from the coding sequence ATGCATCGCACACCGCTGGAGGGCCTCCTCCCGGACTTCCCGTGGGATACCATCGCAGACGTCAAGGCGCAGGCCGCTCGGCACCCCGGCGGCATCGTTGACCTCTCCGTAGGGACGCCCGTCGACGACGTCGACCCCTCTATCCAGCTGGCCCTGTCCGAGGCGGCCGCGACGCCGGGCTACCCGCAGACGGCTGGGACGCACCAGCTGCGCCAGGCTATCGCCGGCGCCCTCGCGCGACGCTACGGTGTTGCGGGGGTGACGGAGCGCTGCGTTCTGCCCGTGGTGGGAACGAAGGAGGCCATCGCGTGGCTTCCCACCTTGCTCGGCCTGCGCGGGGCGACGGTCGTCATTCCAGAGGTGGCGTATCCCACCTACGAGGTGGGCGCCCTGATCGCGGGGTGTGAGATCGTGCGTTCCGACGAGCCGGTCGACGGCGCGTCCTTAGTCTTCGTCAATTCCCCCTCGAACCCCACCGGACGCGTCTGCACCACGGATGAGCTGCGCCGCTGGGTGGAGTACTCCCGCGAGACGGGCGCAATTATCGCCTCCGACGAGTGCTACATGGGCCTCGCGTGGTCCGCGGAACCCGTGTCGCTGCTCGACCCGCGCGTAACCGACGGGGACAACTCGGGTCTCCTGGCCATCCACTCGCTGTCGAAAACCTCGAATATGGCGTCCTACCGCGCTGGTTTCATTGCGGGCGACGAGGACCTTGTCCACGAGCTGTTGCGTGTGCGCAAGCACGCCGGTCTCATGGTCCCCGGCCCCATCCAGCAGGCAATGGTCGCAGCTCTTTCCGACGACGCGCACCAGGACCTCCAGCGCCTCATCTACGCCACCCGCCGCGCGACGCTGCTCAAGGCCCTGATCGGGGCCGGTTTTGCCATCGACTACTCCGACGCCGGGTTGTACCTCTGGGCCCGCCGGGACGGCATGAGTGGCCGCGAGACGCTGAACTGGCTGGCGGAGCGAGGCATCCTCGCTGCGCCCGGTGACTTTTACGGGCCGGCCGGGGAAAACCACGTCAGGATCGCCTTGACAGCCACGGATGAGCGCATCAACGCGGCGGCGCAGAGACTGCAGGGGTCGCAGGGGCTGAATGGGTAG
- a CDS encoding (d)CMP kinase, with product MPYTLLIDGPSGAGKTTLAETMGRALGMEVVHLDDFYPGWHGLSEGARMVATDVLRSARPGYWRWDWETGTRERWVELDPGADLIVEGVGAVTEASIRAARRRGAVTTVRVIAPLETRKRRALRRDPGYEKYWDMWAAQEAQLARPAVDVTVRLV from the coding sequence ATGCCGTACACCCTTCTTATCGACGGTCCCTCTGGTGCGGGCAAGACGACCCTCGCCGAAACGATGGGCCGCGCCCTGGGCATGGAGGTCGTGCACCTTGACGATTTCTATCCGGGCTGGCACGGGTTATCCGAGGGGGCGCGGATGGTTGCCACGGATGTGCTGCGCTCTGCTAGACCGGGGTACTGGCGCTGGGATTGGGAGACGGGCACGCGGGAGCGCTGGGTGGAACTCGACCCAGGCGCGGACCTCATCGTGGAAGGGGTCGGTGCGGTCACGGAGGCGTCGATAAGAGCCGCGCGGCGCAGGGGAGCGGTGACCACAGTGCGAGTTATTGCGCCCCTGGAGACGCGCAAGCGGCGCGCCCTGCGGCGCGACCCGGGCTATGAGAAGTATTGGGACATGTGGGCCGCGCAAGAAGCGCAGCTGGCTCGGCCCGCCGTTGACGTCACGGTTCGGCTGGTGTGA
- the mshB gene encoding N-acetyl-1-D-myo-inositol-2-amino-2-deoxy-alpha-D-glucopyranoside deacetylase translates to MTQDLTGYRVIAVHAHPDDESISTGGALAHLARRGADVLVVTCTLGEEGEVIGPAWQGLVADRADQLGGYRIHELQRALSILGARGTFLGGAGCYRDSGMAGSRASRNPRAFVNGGAEAVDKLAAIFDAERPHLVLTYGPDGGYGHPDHIHAHDVTHAAAEKSPVPRILWAVRLREELEAALPSSAPDGWRLPDPGELDAVDTTDTWVDLDDAAWNAKVEAMRAHATQISIAQGPHAYALSNGITQAVTRREHYQWGAGLPVGPGADLLSGIER, encoded by the coding sequence GTGACACAAGACTTGACCGGCTACCGAGTGATCGCAGTCCACGCTCACCCTGACGACGAGTCCATCTCCACGGGTGGGGCTCTCGCGCACCTCGCACGCCGTGGTGCAGACGTGCTCGTGGTCACCTGCACGCTGGGAGAAGAGGGGGAAGTAATCGGTCCGGCGTGGCAGGGGCTCGTCGCCGATCGCGCGGACCAGCTTGGCGGGTATCGGATTCACGAGCTTCAGCGCGCGCTGTCGATCCTCGGCGCGCGGGGCACATTCCTAGGGGGCGCGGGGTGCTACCGCGACAGCGGCATGGCGGGGTCGAGGGCGAGCAGGAACCCCCGCGCCTTCGTCAACGGGGGAGCGGAGGCCGTCGACAAGCTAGCCGCAATTTTCGACGCCGAGCGGCCGCACCTAGTCCTCACCTACGGCCCCGACGGCGGGTACGGTCATCCCGACCACATTCATGCGCACGACGTCACGCACGCCGCGGCGGAGAAATCGCCTGTGCCCCGCATCCTGTGGGCCGTGCGTTTGCGCGAGGAGCTGGAGGCCGCGCTTCCTAGCTCAGCCCCGGACGGGTGGCGCCTACCGGACCCGGGTGAACTAGACGCGGTGGACACGACCGATACCTGGGTCGACCTCGACGACGCGGCGTGGAACGCGAAGGTCGAGGCGATGCGTGCCCACGCGACCCAGATCTCTATTGCGCAAGGGCCTCACGCCTACGCTTTATCCAACGGGATCACGCAGGCCGTGACCCGCAGGGAGCACTACCAGTGGGGCGCGGGCCTGCCCGTGGGACCAGGGGCGGATCTGCTGAGCGGCATCGAGCGATGA
- the dapD gene encoding 2,3,4,5-tetrahydropyridine-2,6-dicarboxylate N-succinyltransferase — MTSAIARGIATVTHDGTVLDVWYPAPTLGDRVTDTRTQRLEEPDARFAHLIGPDEARGVARIPVETQIADLSEPAVDSYDVYLRLHLLSHRLIQPHGANMDGVFGLLANVVWTNYGPCEVSDFQMTRGRLAANGPVIVFSVDKFPRMVDYVVPSGVRIGDADRVRLGAHLAEGTTVMHEGFVNFNAGTLGASMVEGRISAGVVVGDGTDIGGGASIMGTLSGGGKETITLGQRCLLGANSGVGISLGDDCVVEAGLYVTAGTKVIVTSGVAAALGHADGAEVKARELSGARGLQFRRNSLSGAVEVVRAQGVELNDALHSN, encoded by the coding sequence ATGACTTCAGCAATCGCGCGTGGAATTGCCACGGTCACGCATGACGGTACAGTCCTCGACGTCTGGTACCCGGCCCCCACACTCGGAGACCGAGTAACCGACACCAGAACGCAGCGCCTGGAGGAACCCGATGCGCGCTTCGCTCACCTCATCGGCCCCGACGAGGCACGCGGCGTGGCCCGTATCCCAGTGGAGACGCAGATTGCGGATCTCTCCGAACCTGCGGTCGACTCCTACGACGTCTACCTGCGTTTGCACCTCCTTTCCCACCGCCTCATTCAGCCACATGGGGCCAACATGGACGGGGTCTTCGGTCTGCTGGCAAACGTGGTGTGGACGAATTACGGCCCCTGCGAGGTTTCGGATTTCCAGATGACGCGCGGCCGGCTCGCAGCCAACGGTCCCGTCATCGTGTTCTCGGTGGACAAATTCCCGCGCATGGTCGACTACGTCGTGCCATCCGGGGTCCGGATCGGCGATGCCGACCGCGTCCGCCTCGGCGCTCACCTGGCCGAAGGGACGACGGTGATGCACGAGGGATTTGTGAACTTCAACGCGGGCACCCTTGGGGCGTCGATGGTCGAGGGCCGCATCTCTGCCGGCGTCGTCGTCGGTGACGGCACGGATATCGGCGGCGGAGCCTCGATCATGGGGACGCTGTCCGGGGGAGGCAAGGAGACCATTACCTTGGGGCAGCGCTGCTTGCTCGGTGCTAACTCGGGCGTGGGCATCTCGCTCGGCGACGACTGCGTCGTCGAGGCTGGGCTTTACGTTACGGCGGGGACAAAAGTCATAGTGACCAGCGGGGTCGCGGCCGCCCTCGGCCACGCAGACGGTGCGGAAGTCAAGGCCCGTGAGCTATCAGGGGCACGTGGCCTACAATTCCGGCGCAACTCCTTGAGCGGCGCCGTTGAGGTGGTACGAGCTCAGGGCGTCGAACTAAACGACGCACTGCACAGCAACTAA
- the typA gene encoding translational GTPase TypA, with amino-acid sequence MSHPEFRNVAIVAHVDHGKTTLVNGMLEQSGVFGDHGEHGDRVMDSGELESERGITILAKNTAIRRAGAGKEGRDLIINVIDTPGHADFGGEVERGLSMVDGVVLLIDASEGPLPQTRFVLGKALEAKKPVIICVNKTDRPDARIDEVVEEAQDLLLELGAALEDPEAAEAAENLLELPVLYASGRAGRASLENPGNGHMPENEDLQPLFDVIYDVLPEPSADIDAPFQAQVTNLDSSSFLGRIALIRVYRGTVKKGDTVAWVHYDDEGNQHVKNVKIAELLRTEGLERVPAQGDVVAGDIAAVSGIDEIMIGDTLANPENVEPLPRITVDDPAISMTIGVNTSPMAGRNGGDKLTARVIKARLDQELIGNVSIRVLPTERPDAWEVQGRGEMALTVLIETMRREGFELTVGKPQVVTKQVDGTTYEPYDHMVIDVPTEYQGAVTQLLANRKGQMTAMSNAGSGDWVRMEFDVPSRGLIGFRTTFLTETRGAGIANSYSIEHRPWAGEIKGRPTGSLVADRSGQVTAYALTQLADRGDFFVEPGAETYEGMVVGANSRDEDMDINITKEKKLTNMRSATADATVTLAKARTLSLDEAIEFCDEDECVEVAPEAMRVRKIILNSTERGRARSRSKQLNK; translated from the coding sequence GTGTCGCACCCTGAATTCCGTAACGTAGCCATCGTCGCCCACGTCGACCACGGCAAGACGACCCTTGTCAACGGCATGCTGGAGCAGTCCGGTGTGTTCGGCGACCACGGCGAGCACGGTGACCGCGTGATGGACTCGGGCGAGCTCGAATCCGAGCGGGGCATCACCATCCTGGCCAAGAACACCGCCATCCGTCGAGCGGGCGCCGGTAAAGAGGGCCGCGACCTCATCATCAACGTCATCGACACCCCGGGCCACGCGGACTTCGGCGGGGAGGTCGAGCGCGGGTTGTCGATGGTCGACGGCGTCGTCCTCCTCATCGACGCCTCCGAAGGTCCCCTCCCGCAGACCCGTTTCGTCTTGGGTAAGGCGCTCGAGGCGAAAAAGCCGGTGATCATCTGCGTCAACAAGACTGACCGCCCCGACGCCCGCATCGACGAGGTCGTTGAGGAAGCTCAAGATCTCCTCCTCGAGCTCGGTGCGGCCCTTGAGGACCCAGAGGCTGCCGAAGCCGCAGAGAATCTGCTGGAACTGCCGGTTCTCTATGCTTCCGGTCGCGCCGGGCGCGCCTCGCTGGAGAACCCGGGCAACGGCCACATGCCCGAGAACGAGGATTTGCAGCCGCTTTTCGATGTCATCTATGACGTCCTTCCCGAGCCCTCCGCCGACATCGACGCCCCGTTCCAAGCGCAGGTGACCAACCTGGACTCGTCTTCCTTCCTCGGCCGCATCGCCCTGATCCGCGTCTACCGCGGGACGGTGAAGAAGGGCGACACCGTCGCCTGGGTTCACTACGACGATGAGGGCAACCAGCACGTCAAGAACGTGAAGATTGCGGAACTGCTTCGCACCGAGGGGCTTGAGCGCGTTCCCGCACAGGGCGACGTGGTCGCAGGCGACATCGCGGCTGTCTCGGGCATCGACGAAATTATGATTGGCGACACGTTGGCCAACCCGGAAAACGTGGAGCCCCTGCCCCGGATCACTGTGGACGACCCAGCGATTTCGATGACCATTGGTGTCAACACCTCGCCGATGGCGGGCCGCAACGGTGGCGACAAGCTGACCGCCCGCGTTATCAAGGCGCGCCTGGACCAAGAACTCATCGGTAACGTCTCGATCCGGGTCCTGCCCACCGAGCGTCCGGACGCGTGGGAAGTGCAAGGTCGCGGCGAGATGGCGCTGACGGTGCTGATCGAAACGATGCGCCGTGAAGGCTTCGAGCTGACCGTGGGCAAGCCCCAGGTGGTGACGAAGCAGGTCGACGGCACGACCTACGAGCCGTACGACCACATGGTTATCGACGTCCCCACCGAGTACCAGGGCGCAGTCACGCAGCTGCTTGCCAACCGCAAGGGCCAGATGACCGCGATGAGCAACGCCGGCTCGGGTGACTGGGTGCGCATGGAGTTCGATGTGCCCTCGCGCGGGCTGATCGGTTTCCGTACGACGTTTTTGACGGAAACCAGGGGAGCGGGCATTGCCAACTCCTACTCCATCGAGCACCGTCCGTGGGCCGGCGAGATTAAGGGCCGGCCGACGGGTTCGCTTGTGGCAGACCGCTCGGGCCAGGTCACGGCCTACGCCTTGACCCAGCTCGCGGATCGTGGCGATTTCTTCGTCGAACCCGGCGCGGAAACTTACGAAGGCATGGTTGTCGGCGCGAACTCGCGCGACGAAGACATGGACATCAACATCACGAAGGAAAAGAAGCTGACCAACATGCGCTCGGCGACCGCCGACGCGACGGTCACACTGGCCAAGGCCCGCACGCTGTCTCTCGACGAGGCTATTGAGTTCTGCGACGAGGATGAGTGTGTCGAGGTTGCCCCCGAGGCGATGCGCGTGCGCAAGATCATCCTCAACTCGACGGAGCGCGGCCGCGCCCGCTCTCGATCCAAGCAGCTGAACAAGTAA
- a CDS encoding ABC transporter family substrate-binding protein produces MALRRLAGAAFAASLGLTSCVANPGPAPVVEDDPATTTTTSSAPQAQPTGRTQVSVGVDPLRNGLNPHLTADESHVVRSIAQLVLPSAFVDGARNPDLVTAATPLATSPTAGPAMTVRYVLADSAQWSDGTPLTGSDFAYLWRGMTKTPGVDDPAGYRAISQIRVSGPTGKVVDVDFSTPVAEWESLFDFLLPSHLFAQDASDFATALADSIPASAGRYSVSSVDRGRGTVTLNRNDRFWGSSPARIDVVVLTAFNAARDTTQAAYQLRSGQLAYADIVPGQTTTDVLRLVPATTVTSADGPRTLGVTLSATSPLLASTEVREQLRSLIDVPRLARIAAGRDTDVTFADSSPDSSPDSSPDTSPDSTGVPELLTQAVASNRALRVAADPADAFAAAAASALVDMLIMRGVAAQTVLTDVAGIAGAGLPQGTVDVVVGWSTPDASGPAQASRLDCAADTYRAGNLSGLCTPESHAVAQEILDGTVPGPQARARVDAELIRQAVWVPLFAERRTTALGGGVTAPGPVALSTIPTWQLKSSTDEKGQTP; encoded by the coding sequence TTGGCGCTTCGTCGGTTAGCGGGCGCTGCATTCGCGGCGAGCCTGGGCCTTACCTCCTGCGTGGCGAACCCGGGGCCTGCTCCCGTTGTCGAAGACGATCCAGCCACCACGACGACGACTTCTTCGGCGCCGCAGGCGCAGCCCACCGGGCGGACCCAGGTCTCGGTCGGCGTCGACCCCCTGCGAAACGGTCTTAACCCGCACCTTACCGCGGATGAATCGCATGTCGTGCGCTCCATCGCCCAGCTCGTGCTGCCCAGCGCATTCGTCGACGGTGCCCGGAATCCCGACCTCGTGACCGCCGCCACGCCGCTTGCTACATCCCCCACGGCGGGCCCCGCGATGACCGTGCGCTACGTGCTTGCCGACTCGGCGCAGTGGTCCGACGGGACCCCCCTTACCGGGAGCGATTTTGCCTACCTGTGGCGGGGAATGACTAAGACGCCGGGCGTCGACGATCCCGCCGGTTACCGCGCGATATCCCAAATTCGCGTTTCGGGGCCGACGGGCAAGGTTGTCGACGTTGATTTCTCCACCCCCGTGGCGGAGTGGGAGTCGCTCTTCGACTTCCTCCTCCCCTCACACCTCTTCGCCCAAGACGCGTCCGACTTCGCCACGGCGCTCGCCGATTCAATTCCTGCATCCGCGGGCCGTTATTCCGTGAGCTCCGTGGATCGGGGCCGAGGGACGGTCACTTTGAACCGCAACGATCGATTCTGGGGTTCGAGCCCGGCCCGCATAGACGTCGTTGTTCTCACTGCTTTCAACGCCGCCCGGGACACGACGCAGGCCGCTTACCAACTCCGCTCCGGTCAGCTCGCCTACGCCGACATCGTTCCGGGGCAAACCACTACGGACGTGCTGCGCCTCGTTCCCGCCACCACCGTCACCAGCGCCGATGGGCCACGGACCCTGGGAGTGACGCTGTCAGCGACGTCCCCCCTTCTCGCTTCGACAGAGGTGAGGGAGCAGCTTCGCTCGCTTATTGATGTCCCGCGTCTTGCCCGCATCGCCGCCGGCCGAGACACCGACGTCACCTTCGCCGACTCGAGCCCCGACTCGAGCCCCGACTCGAGCCCCGATACGAGCCCCGACTCTACAGGCGTGCCGGAACTGCTCACCCAGGCCGTGGCGAGCAACCGAGCCTTGCGCGTTGCTGCCGACCCCGCCGACGCCTTCGCAGCAGCCGCCGCCAGCGCTTTGGTGGATATGCTGATTATGCGTGGGGTTGCCGCGCAGACGGTGTTGACGGATGTTGCAGGTATTGCGGGTGCGGGGTTGCCCCAAGGCACCGTAGATGTGGTTGTTGGGTGGTCCACCCCGGACGCGTCCGGCCCGGCCCAGGCGAGCCGCCTCGACTGCGCCGCCGACACCTACCGCGCGGGGAATTTGAGCGGCCTGTGTACCCCAGAGTCCCACGCAGTTGCGCAAGAAATCCTTGACGGCACAGTTCCGGGCCCTCAGGCTCGAGCGAGGGTTGACGCAGAACTCATACGCCAGGCCGTGTGGGTCCCACTGTTCGCCGAGCGCCGAACAACTGCTCTGGGCGGCGGCGTCACCGCCCCGGGCCCGGTCGCCTTGTCCACCATCCCCACGTGGCAGCTGAAGAGTAGTACAGACGAGAAAGGACAAACCCCGTGA
- the fdxA gene encoding ferredoxin, with protein MTYVIAQPCVDIMDRACVEECPVDCIYEGKRMLYIHPDECVDCGACEPACPVEAIFYEDDTPEEWAEYYDANVGFFDELGSPGGAAKTGPVDHDHPFVAALPPQNQE; from the coding sequence ATGACATACGTGATTGCTCAACCGTGCGTGGACATCATGGACCGCGCCTGCGTCGAAGAATGTCCCGTCGACTGCATATACGAGGGCAAGCGCATGCTCTACATTCACCCCGACGAATGCGTCGACTGCGGCGCGTGTGAGCCCGCGTGCCCGGTCGAGGCCATTTTCTACGAAGACGACACCCCGGAGGAGTGGGCAGAGTACTACGACGCGAACGTGGGGTTCTTCGACGAATTGGGCTCCCCAGGTGGGGCCGCGAAGACGGGGCCGGTTGACCACGACCATCCCTTTGTCGCCGCGCTGCCGCCCCAGAACCAGGAGTAG
- a CDS encoding GtrA family protein, protein MGSVAVRLAAGAREFVKFGIVGGSGVAVNLVVFYLAKKLLDYGFDTHEADVFVNLLGTQWNVRWYHVLSTVAFVVANAWNYQLNRSWTFRSIPKRTWLRGFIPFLATGVVAFVVSLTFLTLFMNPASPIALPESIFDDSSGLRTKSYWAQALSTFIAMPVNFVINKFWAFGKPKIKPLEVRG, encoded by the coding sequence ATGGGTAGCGTAGCGGTGCGCCTCGCCGCCGGCGCGCGAGAGTTTGTCAAATTCGGAATTGTGGGTGGCTCCGGAGTAGCCGTCAATCTGGTTGTCTTCTACCTAGCCAAAAAACTTTTGGACTACGGTTTCGACACCCACGAAGCGGACGTGTTCGTCAACTTGCTGGGCACACAGTGGAACGTGAGGTGGTACCACGTCTTGTCCACGGTCGCGTTCGTCGTGGCGAATGCGTGGAACTACCAGCTCAATCGCTCGTGGACGTTCCGCTCCATCCCGAAGCGGACGTGGTTGAGGGGATTTATCCCATTCCTCGCGACGGGTGTGGTCGCCTTTGTCGTCTCGCTGACGTTTCTCACCCTGTTCATGAACCCGGCCTCGCCCATCGCGCTGCCGGAGTCCATTTTCGACGACTCGAGCGGCCTGCGCACCAAGTCCTACTGGGCGCAAGCTTTGTCGACGTTCATTGCCATGCCCGTGAACTTTGTGATTAACAAGTTCTGGGCGTTTGGGAAACCGAAGATCAAACCGCTTGAGGTGAGGGGTTAG